The nucleotide sequence TCGACGAATGCGCCACCATCCCCTTCGGGGCTGTTAATAAATCCTTTGACAATTGTTACATTAATGTCAATAAGCTGCACGCATTTACATTCGTATCATTTGTGACCCCTTTCCTGTCACAATATTTGTACGACTCGTGCCATTCGGCTGATAACTCGATAAGGATCCCTTTTCAATCCTGCAGTTATCTCCTGGCAATCTGTCAAAGTGTTAGAGCTACATTTTACGCTCTGCTATCATCAATCAATTTCGTTTAGCCCATTGTCACTCGACCACTTTTATGCGGGTTACGAAAGTTTGAGGTGGCTAATTTGGGGGGCATTTCCGGTTAGCAACTCTTTCCTCGCCCAACTAATGCAAATCATAATCATAATATATTAGGCCGGCTCGATACAGTTGTAAATGTAATTCGAACATTATGTCGACACTATTGGGCGGCATTTGTTGGCCCCGCGGCGAATTTGCAACAAATTAAAGGCCAATTAACCCATCAGAAGGGCCAACGAGCCACCGCCAACCGCAAATGCACACACGCAATTGCAATTATCAAATTAGCGGTGGGCGGGGCCGGGGTCGAAACAATTGgagaaacaaataataaattggACGTGGAAATGCAAAACACACTGGCCAGTGCACTATAATTAAGTTGTTGACCCCAGGGACCCGAGTTGACCCCTTGATTAAGTCAGAGATgaactgaaaactgaaaactgacAGGCGCATAGGCCTCGAATTAATTAATATGTTTGTATAGCTGGATGATGCACTGCAATTATGACCCGGCACGGGTGTGTCTATCCCCTAGCTCCATACCATTTTTGAGTTCTCGAAATGCACTTAATTTTCCACTGATACGATAGTAGAGTTCTAAGTTCCGTCGTGGCCTATTAAACACACCCCCTCAGTTCTGGGCCAACTTTACCTGAGTCGGCACGCGCCACTGGAAATTTTTCGGTCAAATTTTCAACATACCTCTGCGGTTTTCCCGACGTTTTTATAGTCCTCTCAAATTGCTCTAATTCGTTAAGTTATAAAACTGGCCGCCAAGTTTTCAGAGTCATTTACTTTTATTGCCGCAGCGGCGGTCAATGAACCAAAAGTCAGAGGACTGCCCAAAAAAGGACGACACATGCGTGTTAATCTCTAATTTGCTAGGCGATCATcgagatatatatatatatgggaTGTTATATATTTAGAACGCATACATATTCATTTTCACAGCGGGTAGTTGATAGGAGCTTGTTCCATTCGTATCCTTTTAATTGCCAAAACTCGCCGTGTTTCGAATTTCGGTATCTAAAGTTGTTTTTCCCATTTTAATGGTGCTATTTTCATTAGGCAAATGTATGTTCGCCTTTTTCCTTTCATTTTATTCCCCAAAAAttcgactctttttattttatttctgtgTGTGCCGCTCATTAGCATATAAAATGTATGGGACGCAAGGACGCTATCCTTTATTCAGGAGGCAGTGGTTGCGAGTGTGTCTGTATACACAATCCACGTTTATTGCATATTCATCATTTTAATTGCTTGTTTTCATACTAAATGACTCGATAAGGCTTTTAGGGTTATTAGGCGGAGACATCCTGCCGCTCCACGCGGCGACCAGGTGGGTCATCTATATCTAAACAGAGGATGACTAAAGCAATTGGAAATAATATGAGTATCTTAGGTATTTCAATGGGGCTACATCTTTGACTATTAACAGCATAGGTAAGTTAAATTATATCGAGTTAGATGAGTACCCACATAATACATTTTCAAACATATTCATATTATTATAATGGTTAAAGTgtaattttaacccatttcaattttaataaaaattcttATAAGTTAACGAATCTTaactttttcattttaaaaacataatttgTCAACCTGGCTATGTATGTATACCAAAAACCAACAAATGAAATGGAATACTGAAGGAGCTGGCAAAAGGAACCAAAAACCAATTCACGTAGAAAAGTGCAACAAAGATATAAACGGGGAAAAAAGGGCAAGAACTGGGGTCCCGATATGATTACTTTTCCTTTTGTTCCCCATTGCGGAACTGGGGAAATCAGGAAAGCGTGGCGGAAAGAACAAAGAAATTACTTTGCCAACGAGTGAACGGATATGAATAAAAAAGTGATCAATGCAATGAAAATGATTGTCTGCTCATTGTAGCGCGGCTCCCTTCACAAATGAGCGCACAAAGTGCGAGAAAGATGAAAGTTTTTCGGGATGTAACAGCACTTTaatgaaaaggaaaacaaataatttaagaaaCAGTGATTCCTCGAGGGCGGTGTCCTGTGGGATTCTTGCAAGTTCTGGTCTGAAATAGATATACCTTAATTTTAGATATGAATTTTcatattttgaataaaacatACCTGAAATCCTGCCTTAGTTCTGGCAACCACACCCACATGAGGAGCAACAACGACATGGTctgcatccgcatccgcatgACTTGGATCCACAGGAGGGGCATTGGGACTTGCAACATCCACACTGGACCTCCTCCTCCGACTGTTCGATGGAGCAACTCTGGACCATGGTGATGGCGAGGGCAACCAGGATGATTAACTTGATATTAAACATTGCAATCGGCTTGGAGAAACTGTATTGCACTCGAAACTGTGGCAATTGGCAATGATCCACCACTCTATATAGCCCCAACGTTGGGAAAAAGTTTTATTTGACCAGTTGATTTTTGGTTCTATTTTGGGCTATCCCTGCTGATCAAGTACACATTTTGGTTGTGAACCATATGCACATGCAAAAAATATAGTATACTTTTGCTTAATATTTATAGGTGAGTGTAGGCTTAAGACATTTCGCCATTAATATACCTGACaccttttattaatttaattttaggtATAACCACAtgagaaataataaaaatacatttctgATTGATccaagaaatttttaaaactgtTCTGAATACTGAAAAAATTACATCTCtccccaaaaaataaatatcacttaaatgtattaataatACCATCTCCccctaaataaaaaaaacctaaaTGTATATAAGCAGAAGAATCAGCAGAGTTTTTGTATTTCAATTGTTTCCAATTAGATGGGCCAACAATAAGAGTAAGTAAGGAATGCTGAAAAGATAGGAAATATGTTCATATCTTACTGTTCAGTTGAAATCGGGTTGGTCTTACGTTTTGTGTTCTCAGATGAGTATTTAAGCAGGTGGCACAGGCTGTAGAATCGCTCTGTGGCGATTGATCCTGGTAATCGATTGCAGCCGCAAGGAGCTGGTATGGGGAATTCAGCGACCACAGGGAATCCCACGCTACACTTTTTGTTGATAAAGCTTCGACAAAGATCCTCCGAAACGGGTACAAGTGCTGGATTACAGTTTAACGATTTAAAAACAACTTATTAGagttattatttttagttaCTTACGAGTTTTGCCATCACTTATTCGCTGATCGTTTTCTATTTTCATAAGACACCCATTTTGGAAACATCGGCAGACGCAATCCTGGAGAGCCCATTCATAATTCCTGTCGTAAATATTACAATTCTTGGGGGTGGTTGAAGTTGGGGGTGTCCTAGTTGTGCTCTGTGGCTCGGATTCGGGTTCAGATTCTGGCTCGTTCTCAGGATCCGTTTCAGGTTCCGATTCGGGATCGGTTTCGGGATCCGTTTCGGGATCCGTTTCTGGTTCCGTTTCTGGATCCGTTTCGGGATCCGTTTCAGGATCTGGATCCTCTTCGGGTTCCTCGACAATATGAGCAAAGGACAGCCCCAAAACACCCAACATCAAAAGCAGTACTTTAAAATGGAACATATCTTAAAGGTGACCGTGAGTATAACTGGCTCCTTGATACCACCCATTTAcctatttatattaaatatattcaactttttagcagttgtagcaaACCATTGTGTTGACTTAGGGCATTCAAAAAGATATTTCGAAATGTTTGCAGAACGTGCGCTTTTAGCTGCACACGAATAAGTAATATGTGTTTGCGTAACCTTGACTGACCGAAATATCCAGTCggaaatttattatttaagagatatttataaaagaaatTTTATAAAGCAGGCTCCTAAAAACAGACCCTAAAAAGCTAAATATCTGAAATCTTGCAAAATCAAAAAGGTATAATTTTAGGCGTTTGGCAAAACCACCTTTTAAACAAAATCATCGTAAATATGATGTgctgatatatatttttatttttaacaataaCAAGAGTAGAGGTGTTTAGTTTTTCGTTTAACATTGGCAAGTTACTTTTAACACTTTGCGTAGCTTATGAAGGCTGCAATATtgtaatataaaaatgtttaaaatatttaatatttaaggGAGTATATTTACTTACGTCGAGAACATTCAGCTGAGTATTTCAGTAATTCGCAGAGACTCTTAAACTTTTTGGTTTCGAGACTTCCCGGCTTGCCATTGCATCCGCAAGGAGACGGAACCGGGAACTTGGCCACCACAGGCCATCCAAAGAGATTGCACTTGGAAGGGATGAACTTCTTGCATACGTTCTCCGATACCGGGATGAGAGCTGAAAATATATGAATATTACAAAGAATCCTATTATAAGGAGAAACATCTTACGCGTCTTTCCAGCCTTCTCCCGCTGATTGCTCTTATCGTTCAGGAGACAAGCGTTCTGGAAGATCCGGCAGACGCAATCTTCTAGAGCCCAAGCGTATTCCCTCCAGTA is from Drosophila suzukii chromosome 3, CBGP_Dsuzu_IsoJpt1.0, whole genome shotgun sequence and encodes:
- the LOC108017342 gene encoding keratin-associated protein 5-10 — translated: MFNIKLIILVALAITMVQSCSIEQSEEEVQCGCCKSQCPSCGSKSCGCGCRPCRCCSSCGCGCQN
- the Sgs5 gene encoding salivary glue protein Sgs-5; amino-acid sequence: MFHFKVLLLMLGVLGLSFAHIVEEPEEDPDPETDPETDPETEPETDPETDPETDPESEPETDPENEPESEPESEPQSTTRTPPTSTTPKNCNIYDRNYEWALQDCVCRCFQNGCLMKIENDQRISDGKTPLVPVSEDLCRSFINKKCSVGFPVVAEFPIPAPCGCNRLPGSIATERFYSLCHLLKYSSENTKPFLTYSYCWPI
- the Sgs5bis gene encoding salivary glue protein Sgs-5; the protein is MIKFILVVAILVGVAQGTLIIKPPKPVEPTTKCQIYWREYAWALEDCVCRIFQNACLLNDKSNQREKAGKTPLIPVSENVCKKFIPSKCNLFGWPVVAKFPVPSPCGCNGKPGSLETKKFKSLCELLKYSAECSRPFISYAKC